The nucleotide sequence CGACCTGGAGTCGATGTGCCAGGAGCGGGCCGAGCAGCTCGGCATCCAGATCGACTTCCGGCAGTCGAACCACGAGGGCGAACTGGTTTCCTGGATTCAGCAGGCGCGGACGGAGCATGACGGCATCGTCATCAACGCCGGCGCCTACAGCCACACCTCGGTCGCCATCATGGACGCGCTGATCCTGTCGGAGCTGCCGGTCGTCGAGGTGCACCTTTCCAACATCTACAAGCGCGAACCGATCCGCCACCATTCCCATATCTCCGCCGTGGCGAAGGGCATGATCTGCGGGTTCGGTCCGTACGGCTATCTTCTGGCGCTGGACGCCATCGCGAACATCCTCGACCGCGACTAAGGACAACGGGAACCACTGACATCATGGCGAGCTTCGACATCGACGGCGATCTGGTCCGCAAGCTGGCGGACCTCCTGCGCGAGACAGGCTTGAGCGAGATCGAGTTTGCCGAGGGCGAAAAGCGCATCCGCGTCACCCGGCCCACCGCCGCCCAGACGGTCGCCGTGGCGGCGCCGATCGCCGCTCCGGCCCCGATCGCCGCCGCCGCTCCCGCGGCCCAGCCGGTGAAGCCGGCCAACCACCCGGGGGCGGTGACCTCCCCGATGGTCGGCACCGCCTACCTGTCGCCGGAACCGGGCGCCACCCCCTTCGTGCGCGTCGGCGACGCGGTGAAGGCCGGCCAGACGGTGATGATCATCGAGGCCATGAAGGTGATGAACCCGATCAAGGCGCCGCGCGGCGGCACCGTGACGGAGCTGCTGATCTCCGACGCGCAGCCGGTCGAGTTCGGCGAAGTCCTGATGATCATCGAGTGAGCGGGGCAATCCCTTGGCGATGTTCGAAAAGGTCCTGATCGCGAACCGTGGTGAGATTGCGCTCCGCATTCACCGCGCCTGCCGCGAGATGGGCATCCAGACCGTGGCTGTGCACTCCACCGCCGACGCCGATGCCATGCATGTCCGCCTCGCGGATGAGAGCGTGTGCATCGGGCCCGCGTCGGCGCGCGACAGCTACCTCAACATTCCGGCGATCCTCTCGGCGGCCGCCATCACCAACGTCGACGCCATCCATCCCGGCATCGGCTTCCTGGCGGAGAACGCGCAGTTCGCCGAGATGGTGGAGGAGCACGGCTTCGCCTTCATCGGCCCGACCGCGGACCACATCCGCATCATGGGCGACAAGGTGACCGCCAAGAAGACCGTGATGGACCTCGGCCTGCCGGTGGTCCCCGGATCCGACGGCCCGGTGCCGACGGTCGAGGAGGCGGAGAAGGTCGCCGCCGAGATCGGCTACCCGGTGCTGATCAAGGCGGCGGCCGGCGGCGGCGGCAAGGGCATGAAGGTGGCCAAGCGCCCCGACCAGCTGCGCGAGGCCTACCAACTCGCCCGCGGCGAGGCGCGCGCCGCCTTCGGCAACGACGAGGTCTATATCGAGAAGTACCTCGCCAAGCCGCGCCACATCGAGATCCAGCTCCTGGCCGACATGCACGGCAGCTGCGTGCATTTCGGCGAGCGCGACTGCTCGGTCCAGCGCCGCCACCAGAAGGTGATCGAGGAGGCGCCGAGTCCGGCGCTGAACGCCGAACAGCGGGCCTTCATCGGCAACCTCGCGGCCAAATGCACGGCGGCCATCGGCTACCGCGGCGTCGGCACGATGGAGTTCCTGTACGAGGAGGGGAAGTTCTACTTCATCGAGATGAACACCCGCCTGCAGGTCGAGCACACGATCAGCGAGATGATCACCGGCGTCGATCTGGTGCGCGAGCAGATCCGCGTCGCCACCGGCGCGCCGCTGGGCTACACGCAGGACGACATCCGCTTCGAGGGCCACTCGATCGAATGCCGCGTCAACGCCGAGAACCCGGAGACCTTCATCCCGTCGCCGGGCAAGATCGACGGCTACCATGCGCCGGGCGGCCTGGGCGTTCGCGTGGACTCGGCACTCTATGACGGCTACCGCGTTCCGCCGCACTACGACAGCCTGATCGCCAAGCTGGTCGTCCATGGCACCACGCGGAACGAGTGCCTGATGCGCCTGCGCCGCTCGATCGAGGAGTATGTGATCGGCGGCATCCAGACGACCCTGCCGCTGCATGAGCGGATCATCGCCGAGGCGGACTTCATCAACGGCACCTACGACATCCACTGGCTCGAACATTTGATGTCGAAGTAAAAAGCGCACCCACCCTGCCTTCCGGCTTGACCCTGGCGGATTACGCCCAATGTCAGGTCAGGGGGCAGGGACCGGTCCCGGGGCGGGGCGGTTCCCTCCATGGCCCCCATTATCCCGGGGCAGGGGAGAGGCGGCGTGTTCAATCCGATGACCACGGCCATTGCCGGATGGTCGGCGGCGATCGAGGTGCGTTCCGAGCGGTTCCTGTCCTTCGAGGTCGGAACCGAGCCGGCCGGAGCACCGGTCACCATGCGGCAGCTTCTCGACCGCAACGGCTTCGACCCCGGCGAGAAGACACGGTACCTGATGACCCTGCCGCCGCTCGACGCGGTGGAGGCGCTGGCGGCGATCGTCGGCCGGTGCCGGATCGACGGCAGTCCCTGTCCCGATCCCCTGGCACTGGCCCGCGCCTCGCTCTCCTTCGCCGGGCGGGCGGTGGCCCCGGTCGAAATCCATCCGGAATGGCGCGCGGTCGCGGCCATCGTCGCGACCCTGCGGCGCCTGTTCACCCCGCCACGGTCGCGCGGCGGTTGAGCCCGGGACCGACCGGCAAGCTGTGGCAGGATGCCGCACCCGGGCGCCGTTCCCTCCGAATTCCTCGCGGGTTTCAAGACTGAAACCGCTGTGCGGTTGCCCGGACGGTTTCATGGCTTTATCACTGCGACAGGGGCGCCGCAGGGATTCGACGGCAGGGATTCGATGATGGACAGACCGCAGGTCAACTACGACAGGTTCCGCGTTCTGGTCATCGAGGACCAGCCCTTCGTCCGGCGCACCATTCTGCAGATCATGAACCAGATCGGTTTCCATGACCTGGCGGAGGCCGGCGACGGCGAGACGGGGATGGAGGAGTGCCGCCGCTCGCCGCCCGACCTGATCGTCTGCGACATCGACATGAAGCCGGTCTCCGGCCTGCAGTTCCTGGAACGCCTGCGCGGCAGCGACGACCTCGCCAACCCGCGCACGCCGGTGGTCTTCCTGACCAACCACACGGAATCGGAGATCGTGAAGCGGGCGATGGCGCTGGGCGTCAACGGCTTCGTCGTGAAGCCGCCGACCTTCGCGTCGCTGAAGGACCGGGTGGACCGGCTGCTCGTCGGGCGGTGAGGCGGGCGGTGAGGCGGGCGATGAGGCGGGCGGCGCGATGGCACGAGGGCGACGGCGTCTGATCCTTCTGTCCCTGCTGGCGCTGGCCGGCTGTTCCGGCGAGCCGGCGGAGGGCGACATGCGCACGGTGGTGGAGGCGCACACCCGCCGCGCCCTGGAGCGCCAGGGCAACGCCGCCTTCCGCAGCTTCGACTCCTTCCGCAAGCAGGGCTGCGTCGAGGCCAAGACGGCGCCCGGCAAGTACGACTGCTACTATGCCGCCACCTTCGCGCCGCAGCCGGGCGGCAAGCCGCTGACCGTCAACGGCAAGGGGCGCTTCCACCAGACCGACAAGGGCCTGCAGTTCGAGGACCTCGGCGCGCAACCGCGGTAGCGGCCACCGGATCGTGGCTGTGCGGATCGCAATCACCCCCGCGCGATGCGCGACAGGGTGGCCAGCGGGTCGCCGTCCTCCTGGCCGAAACAGACCTCGACGTCGTCGCACACCTCGCAGTTCGGGGACTTGCACAGCATCATCCCCTCGCGTTCGCAGAGCTGGCGGTAGAAGAACTTCTTCCACTTCATGTCCCCGGCGTTGAGCGCCACCAGGCCGGGGAAATGGCGGGCGAACATGGCGTTCAGCTCGACGCGGCTGGCGAACCCCATGTCCTGCCAGAGATGGTTGGACTCCAGCGAGCGGCGGGCGACGATGGCGGCCAGCCATTCCGGCTCTTCCCCCGCCTCCTGCCCGGCATCCGCGCGATGCTCCAGCAGGAAGGCGCGCAGGTCCGGCTCCTCGATCGAATCCGCGCCGCGATCCTCCGGCAACCCGTCCAGCAGGGCGGTCCGCTCGGGGGCATGGCGGCCAACCAGGCGGGCCAGCGCCGCGCGGTCGAGCCCCAGCAGTCGGGTCAGCGGCCGGTGCGGCACCGCATCGGCGAGGTCGAGGATGCGGCCGAACAGCAGCCGGTCGAGCGCCGGTCCCGCCGGCAGGGCCTCGGCGGGGTCGGTGGAACGCTGGGGGTTGGGCTGATCCATGCTGATCCTCGCCTCCCTCGACCGCTGGTGGGCTATGACCTAGGTCAGGGGTCATCCTGACGGAAAATGCTGCAGGTGCGAAGAGAAATTTGCCGCAGGTCGTGCGGATTTGCGTGTTGCCGGCCCTGGGCCGAGCGGTCAGAATTCCTTTGCATGGCGGATGCCCGGGGAATTCCGTCCGCCACCTGGGTGCATTGATGAGCGAGCAAGCAGTCGGTCAGGCCTTCGTCGCACGGTTGCTCGACCTTCGGGACCGTCCGGAGGCGAAGGTGGCCCTGCTTCTGGACCTCCACGAGGTGGAGCACCACGAGGACACGCGTTTCGCCCTGTCGCTCGACCATTATCTGGAGAGCTGGCTCGGCAGCCAGCCGCGCGAGGTCTTCCCGCTGCCGGGGGCGCGGCTGCTGATCCTGGCGCCCGACGACGCCCGCGGCGCGCTGGAGACCGGGGCCGCCGCCCTGATCCACGTGCTGCGCCATCACGGGTTCGGCACCGCCCATGCCGGATTCTTCGATCTGAAGACCGGGGCCGCCGGCCTGCTGGAGGAGGTTCTGCCGGGGGCCGAGCCCGGCCGGGCGCGCGGTTCGCCCCCGGCACGGCCGGTGTCCTCCGCCACGCTGGGCCGGATGCTGGAAGTGGAGCGCAGCCTGCGCGGCGCCGACGTCGAGGCGCTGCTGCGCGAACAGCCGGTCTGGTCCTTCGCCACGGAACCGCCGTCGACCCTGCTGACCGAACTCGCCATCTCGCTGGAGGAGCTGGAGTCGCGGCTGGAGGTGGAGCTTCGCCGCAACGACTGGCTGCGGCACGAGATCGCCGCGATGCTCGACCGCGGCATGCTGCGCCACATCGCCCGCGACCGCTGGCTGAGCGGGCGGCGCTTCGGCATCGACCTGCATGTGTCCACCGTTCTCGGCGACGAGTTCACCGCCATGATCCGCCCGATCCCGCCGGAGGTGCGCCGCACCCTGGTGGCCGAACTGGCGAGCTGGGAGCTCGGCCTGTCCGGCGACCGCTTTGCCCTGGCGGCGGAGCGGCTGGCCGACCTCGGCTTCGCCGTCGCCGTCGACCGGGTGCCGCTGGAGGCGCTGGCGACGCTCGACCTCGCAGGGGTGGAGCCGGCCTTCGTCAAGGCCGCCTGGACCGCCGGCGCCGGGGCTGCCGGGGCCGGGGAGAGGCTGCGCGCGGCGGTGGAGCGGTTCGGCCCCGACCGGCTGGTGCTGTGGCGCTGCACCTCGCCGGCGGCGCTGGAGGTCGGGCGGGCGGCGGGCCTCACTCTCTTCCAGGGACACGCCGCCGATGCCGCGGCGGAGGCGGCCGTCCTGCCGGCGGAACCGCCGGAGGGCAGCCGGGGGCGCGACCGCGGCGTCGAGACGGCGGCGGACGGGCAGGAGGCGGTGGATCAGGCCGCACCGGCCGCGGCGCCCGGGCTGCTGACCCGCCTGTTCGGGCACGATGACTAATCCACCCCCCTGAAGACAGGCGCAGGAATCGCGACATGGCAACGGCCCGCCGCAAGACACCGGGCGTGATGACCTCGACCGTGCTCGGCATCGCCGGGGCGCTGGTCCTGATCGCCTATATCGGCGTGCAGCACGGCATCCAGGTTCTGTGGAACGGCACCGGCGCGGTGATCGTCGGCGGCGGCGTCATGGTGGCCGGGCTGCTGGCCTTCCGCACCTCGGAACTGCTGGCCGCCCTGCGGTCGCTGCTGGGGATCTTCCGCGAGGACGATCCCATCAAGCAGGACATCGCCGAACTGCTGGACTTCGCCCGCGCCTATCACCGCGGGCTGGTGCGCGAGGCGGAGGCGCGGCTGGCGGCGGTCGGCAGCCCGTTCCTGCGGCTGGGCCTCCAGCTCGTCGTCGACGGCGCGCCGGTGGAGGACATCCTGCACGTCATGAACTGGCGGGTGCAGAAGCTGATGGAGCAGGAGACGGTGGATGCCCGGCTGTTCCGCACGCTGGCGGCGCTGGCGCCCGCCTTCGGGCTGATGGCGACGCTGGTCGGTCTGATCGGGCTGATGGCCGGGCTCGGCACCGCCACCATCGGCGAGGTCGGCGAGCACATGTCGGTGGCGCTGGTCGCCACCTTCTACGGCGTCGTGCTGGCCAACATCGTCTTCAAGCCGATCGCCATCAAGCTGGAGCAGCGCACCGCCCGCCGCGTCGCCCACCTGAACGTGCTGCTGGAGGGGATCCTGCTGGTGCGGCTCGGCCGTTCGCCCTCGGTGGTCGCCGATTCCATGGAGGAGTTCGTGCGGGAGCGGAGGGACGAGCTGCATGGCGCGGACTGACGGGCCGGGGCCGGGGGCGGGCGGTGGCGGCGGGCGTGGGGGGCGTCCGCCCGGTCTGTCGGCTTCCGACATGCCGCCGCCCTGGCAGCGCCGCCCGACCACCTCCACCCTGCCGCAGGGCGACGACGACCAGGAAATCTGGCTGCTCAGCTACTCCGACATGGTGACGCTGCTGTTCGCCGTGTTCGTCATGCTGCTGGCGATCACCACGGTGAAGGACCAGCTCCCCAAGACGCCGCCACCGCCGGCCCAGGACGTCCCGTCGCTGCCGGCCGTCGAGCAGGTCCCCATAGAGCGG is from Azospirillum thermophilum and encodes:
- the aroQ gene encoding type II 3-dehydroquinate dehydratase — its product is MAIDASVLVLNGPNLNMLGVREPQIYGSMTLDDLESMCQERAEQLGIQIDFRQSNHEGELVSWIQQARTEHDGIVINAGAYSHTSVAIMDALILSELPVVEVHLSNIYKREPIRHHSHISAVAKGMICGFGPYGYLLALDAIANILDRD
- the accB gene encoding acetyl-CoA carboxylase biotin carboxyl carrier protein, which codes for MASFDIDGDLVRKLADLLRETGLSEIEFAEGEKRIRVTRPTAAQTVAVAAPIAAPAPIAAAAPAAQPVKPANHPGAVTSPMVGTAYLSPEPGATPFVRVGDAVKAGQTVMIIEAMKVMNPIKAPRGGTVTELLISDAQPVEFGEVLMIIE
- the accC gene encoding acetyl-CoA carboxylase biotin carboxylase subunit, with the translated sequence MFEKVLIANRGEIALRIHRACREMGIQTVAVHSTADADAMHVRLADESVCIGPASARDSYLNIPAILSAAAITNVDAIHPGIGFLAENAQFAEMVEEHGFAFIGPTADHIRIMGDKVTAKKTVMDLGLPVVPGSDGPVPTVEEAEKVAAEIGYPVLIKAAAGGGGKGMKVAKRPDQLREAYQLARGEARAAFGNDEVYIEKYLAKPRHIEIQLLADMHGSCVHFGERDCSVQRRHQKVIEEAPSPALNAEQRAFIGNLAAKCTAAIGYRGVGTMEFLYEEGKFYFIEMNTRLQVEHTISEMITGVDLVREQIRVATGAPLGYTQDDIRFEGHSIECRVNAENPETFIPSPGKIDGYHAPGGLGVRVDSALYDGYRVPPHYDSLIAKLVVHGTTRNECLMRLRRSIEEYVIGGIQTTLPLHERIIAEADFINGTYDIHWLEHLMSK
- a CDS encoding response regulator, with amino-acid sequence MMDRPQVNYDRFRVLVIEDQPFVRRTILQIMNQIGFHDLAEAGDGETGMEECRRSPPDLIVCDIDMKPVSGLQFLERLRGSDDLANPRTPVVFLTNHTESEIVKRAMALGVNGFVVKPPTFASLKDRVDRLLVGR
- a CDS encoding nitrogen fixation protein NifQ; its protein translation is MDQPNPQRSTDPAEALPAGPALDRLLFGRILDLADAVPHRPLTRLLGLDRAALARLVGRHAPERTALLDGLPEDRGADSIEEPDLRAFLLEHRADAGQEAGEEPEWLAAIVARRSLESNHLWQDMGFASRVELNAMFARHFPGLVALNAGDMKWKKFFYRQLCEREGMMLCKSPNCEVCDDVEVCFGQEDGDPLATLSRIARG
- a CDS encoding motility protein A, which encodes MATARRKTPGVMTSTVLGIAGALVLIAYIGVQHGIQVLWNGTGAVIVGGGVMVAGLLAFRTSELLAALRSLLGIFREDDPIKQDIAELLDFARAYHRGLVREAEARLAAVGSPFLRLGLQLVVDGAPVEDILHVMNWRVQKLMEQETVDARLFRTLAALAPAFGLMATLVGLIGLMAGLGTATIGEVGEHMSVALVATFYGVVLANIVFKPIAIKLEQRTARRVAHLNVLLEGILLVRLGRSPSVVADSMEEFVRERRDELHGAD